A single genomic interval of Daucus carota subsp. sativus chromosome 1, DH1 v3.0, whole genome shotgun sequence harbors:
- the LOC108224300 gene encoding uncharacterized protein LOC108224300 — MLKMVMSLKMLWCLILVELSLVAAAMQNSTLKQGELMNSSTTLVSSNHLFALGFFRLKKDQYSDEESEFSYLGIWYINSTNSGGLNISHPAWIANRDRPIRNNSGVLSLEVESGRLIISHNNASDPIVLYSGQGLNRKLTLLDNGNLVLDEGNVTLWQSFDHPTDALLPGMKLGISHRSNRSWSLTSWLDEYDPTSGAFTLEWDHSARILVVKFRGKPYWTSGKLINDKFENINNPLDVVKLNYRFKNVTNGDEEYFFYTLVDNHSTPENQNFGSGWQLTYQGNIYDGERFAIAKVDECYGYNTRGTNYTGCELWEQPKCRNHQQIFEIQTGYFEETEDYTVYGDHNASHGYSDCKAECWEDCNCFGFEHYGGTEGCNLHRGRNLKFQPGGAYGSKYVLRDADPSGSDIKVHSREKKKGIFIMAIVVVASSILVLLSTLLYCRRKKIRQAKKAAIQDLLTLNGYMETVDELGNNGRSELKFFSFTSIVAATGNFSPINKLGEGGFGPVYKGKFLDGKEIAVKRLSRKSTQGLTELKNELILIAKLQHTNLVRLLGCCIHRQEKMLIYEYMPNKSLDSFLFNERKREQLTWERRLSIIEGIAQGLLYLHKYSRLRIIHRDLKAANILLDQHMNPKISDFGLARIFTLNSSETYTSRVVGTHGYMAPEYVIEGTFSTKSDVYSFGVLVLEILSGRKINSFNQVEGPSNLVAFAWELWNRDAAFELMDPSISDSCLQNQFLRCVHIGLLCVEDDALDRPTMDNVTSMLANDTAVLPNPRRPAFYIESRAHETKSQETKSSQNISVNGLSASLMEARCIGVGPYKHVFPSMMMYNKHSSCVRISRMAVFLKMLRCLIIVLIPAVAATQNTLKQGESINSTAQLVSSNNLFAMGFFTIPEYNRSYLGIWYKRNFDTETNTTSPAWVAHRNTPVHNNSGVFSLESASGNLIISHSDANSPIVLYSRRGFNRTVTLLDNGNLVLEEGNLTIWQSFDHPTDTLLPGMKLGINHKTNRTWSLTSSVDKSDPSSGPFTLEWDHTVRNLIIKFRGKIYWSSGKLINKDFENMYPVETSNFNYKFRNVTGGDEEYFSYTLMVDGYTLEKRRSFSGWNLDNWGNIIDGDRPNIVTVDFCYGSTALLFKGCVSREQPTCRNYSQKFDLQTGSFVNNDISYITYNSLSHTDCKVKCWEDCECLGFLNNNLTGCTICKGSNSTFRIRGDYPSVYVLRTEIPSNPATSSGKRKKVILIIIFTVLASLTVMFLSGLSCYRRIKNKKAKKAEIQELLTLTGYTDAINEVGNDGRNDLTFFSLAIILAATRNFSSDNKLGVGGFGPVYKGKFADGQEIAVKRLSTKSTQGVTELKNELVLIAKLQHTNLVRLLGCCIHRQEKMLIYEYMPNKSLDYFLFDESKRGLLTWETRFSIIEGISQGLLYLHKYSRLRIIHRDLKAANILLDQNMNPKISDFGLARIFQLDSSETNTSRVVGTYGYMAPEYVMEGNFSIKSDVFSFGVLILEILSGRKINSFDYIEGPSNLVAFAWELWNRDAAFELMDPLISDSCDQHQFVKCVHLGLLCVEDNALDRPTMFDFISMLGNDTAVLPLPKKPTFYRGSRAHQSEPQEIISSQEISASGLSISKMEGR, encoded by the exons ATGTTAAAAATGGTAATGTCTCTCAAAATGCTCTGGTGCTTAATACTTGTTGAACTATCACTTGTTGCAGCAGCCATGCAAAATAGCACTCTGAAACAGGGTGAGTTGATGAATTCCAGCACCACTCTGGTTTCTTCCAATCACCTCTTTGCCTTGGGATTCTTCCGTTTAAAAAAGGATCAATACTCCGATGAAGAGTCCGAGTTCAGTTACTTGGGAATTTGGTACATTAATAGCACCAACTCTGGAGGCCTTAACATAAGTCATCCAGCATGGATTGCTAATAGAGACAGACCTATTCGAAACAATTCAGGTGTGCTCTCTTTAGAAGTCGAATCAGGAAGGCTTATCATCAGCCACAACAATGCAAGTGATCCTATTGTGTTATATTCTGGCCAGGGCTTGAACAGAAAGCTTACACTGTTGGATAATGGGAATTTAGTACTTGACGAAGGGAATGTAACGCTATGGCAAAGCTTTGATCATCCAACAGACGCGCTTTTACCAGGAATGAAACTTGGAATCAGCCACAGGTCCAATAGGAGCTGGTCACTGACTTCTTGGCTGGATGAATATGACCCGACATCTGGAGCTTTCACTCTGGAATGGGATCATAGCGCAAGAATCTTGGTAGTTAAGTTTCGAGGGAAGCCTTATTGGACTAGTGGAAAATTGATCAATGACAAGTTTGAGAACATCAACAACCCTCTTGATGTTGTCAAGCTTAATTACAGATTCAAAAATGTCACGAATGGAGACGAAGAGTACTTCTTTTACACACTTGTGGATAACCATTCGACGCCTGAGAATCAAAATTTTGGATCAGGCTGGCAGTTGACATACCAGGGAAATATATATGATGGAGAAAGGTTTGCAATTGCAAAAGTTGATGAGTGTTATGGATACAACACGAGAGGAACAAATTATACAGGATGTGAGTTGTGGGAGCAGCCTAAGTGTAGAAATCACCAACAGATATTTGAAATTCAAACAGGTTATTTTGAAGAAACTGAAGATTACACAGTATATGGTGATCACAATGCAAGCCATGGTTATAGTGACTGCAAAGCTGAGTGTTGGGAAGATTGCAATTGTTTTGGCTTCGAACATTATGGGGGCACTGAAGGATGCAATCTTCATAGAGGAAGAAATTTGAAGTTTCAACCCGGTGGGGCGTATGGATCAAAGTACGTTCTGCGTGATGCTGATCCTTCAGGGAGCGATATTAAGGTTCATAGCCGTG AAAAGAAAaaggggatttttattatgGCCATTGTTGTGGTGGCTTCGTCGATTCTAGTGCTTCTCTCTACTCTATTATATTGTCGGAGGAAGAAAATCAGACAAG CCAAGAAGGCTGCAATACAAGATTTGTTGACACTGAATGGATATATGGAGACAGTTGATGAACTAGGCAATAATGGAAGGAGTGAACTAAAATTTTTCAGCTTTACAAGTATTGTAGCTGCCACGGGAAATTTTTCACCAATCAATAAGCTAGGAGAGGGTGGATTTGGACCTGTTTACAAG GGAAAATTCTTAGATGGGAAAGAAATAGCTGTGAAGAGACTTTCAAGAAAATCAACACAGGGACTGACCGAGTTGAAAAATGAGCTCATTCTCATAGCCAAGCTACAACACACAAATCTGGTCAGGCTTCTTGGCTGTTGCATTCATAGACAGGAGAAGATGTTAATCTATGAGTATATGCCTAATAAAAGCTTggattcttttcttttta ATGAAAGAAAGAGGGAGCAGCTAACGTGGGAAAGACGTCTTAGCATTATAGAGGGAATTGCTCAAGGACTACTTTACCTTCACAAGTACTCAAGATTGAGAATAATTCATAGAGATCTCAAAGCTGCTAATATATTGCTAGATCAGCATATGAATCCTAAGATTTCAGATTTCGGCTTGGCTAGAATTTTCACACTAAATTCCTCAGAAACTTATACAAGCAGAGTTGTTGGCACGCA TGGCTACATGGCTCCTGAGTATGTGATTGAGGGAACGTTCTCCACAAAATCAGATGTTTATAGTTTCGGGGTCCTGGTTCTTGAAATCCTAAGTGGTCGCAAAATCAACAGCTTCAATCAAGTGGAAGGTCCATCGAACCTTGTTGCATTT GCTTGGGAGTTGTGGAATAGAGATGCTGCATTTGAGCTTATGGATCCATCAATAAGTGATTCGTGTCTCCAGAACCAATTCCTGAGATGTGTTCACATCGGTCTATTGTGTGTCGAAGATGATGCTCTTGATCGGCCTACAATGGACAATGTTACTTCCATGTTAGCAAATGACACTGCAGTTTTACCAAATCCCAGGAGACCAGCATTTTACATTGAAAGCCGAGCACACGAGACTAAATCACAAGAGACCAAGTCATCACAAAATATCTCAGTAAATGGTCTTTCCGCTTCTTTGATGGAAGCAAGA TGCATTGGAGTCGGTCCTTATAAGCATGTATTTCCATCGATGATGATGTATAACAAGCATTCAAGTTGTGTCAGAATATCAAGAATGGCAGTATTCCTCAAAATGCTGCGGTGCTTGATAATTGTTCTGATACCAGCTGTTGCAGCCACGCAGAACACTCTAAAGCAGGGAGAATCCATCAATTCTACAGCCCAATTAGTTTCTTCCAATAACCTCTTTGCTATGGGATTCTTTACCATACCAGAATACAATCGCAGTTACTTGGGAATCTGGTACAAGCGAAATTTTGATACTGAAACGAATACGACAAGTCCTGCATGGGTTGCTCATAGAAACACACCTGTTCATAACAATTCAGGGGTGTTCTCTTTAGAATCTGCGTCAGGCAATCTTATCATCAGCCACAGTGATGCGAATAGTCCTATCGTCTTGTATTCCAGGAGAGGCTTCAACAGGACGGTTACACTCTTGGATAATGGCAATTTGGTGCTTGAAGAAGGGAATTTAACTATATGGCAAAGCTTTGATCATCCCACGGATACACTTTTACCGGGAATGAAACTTGGGATCAACCACAAGACTAATAGGACTTGGTCATTGACCTCTTCTGTGGATAAAAGTGATCCATCCTCTGGACCTTTCACTCTTGAATGGGATCACACGGTAAGAAACTTGATAATTAAATTTCGAGGCAAGATTTACTGGAGTAGTGGAAAATTGATCAATAAAGACTTTGAGAACATGTACCCTGTCGAAACCTCCAATTTCAATTACAAATTCAGAAATGTTACGGGTGGAGACGAGGAGTACTTCTCTTATACACTTATGGTTGACGGTTACACACTTGAGAAGCGAAGATCTTTTTCTGGTTGGAATTTGGACAACTGGGGAAATATAATTGATGGAGATAGGCCAAATATTGTAACTGTTGATTTTTGCTATGGATCAACTGCTCTTCTCTTTAAAGGCTGCGTGTCGAGGGAGCAGCCTACCTGTAGGAATTACAGTCAGAAGTTTGATCTCCAGACAGGTTCTTTCGTAAATAACGATATTTCTTACATAACTTATAATAGCCTTAGTCATACTGACTGCAAAGTGAAGTGCTGGGAAGATTGCGAATGTCTTGGTTTCTTGAATAATAACTTAACTGGATGCACTATCTGTAAGGGAAGTAATTCGACCTTTCGTATCAGGGGTGATTATCCAAGTGTATATGTTCTGCGTACTGAAATTCCTTCAAATCCTGCCACTTCCTCAGGGA AAAGGAAGAAGGTCATACTGATTATCATCTTTActgtgttagcttccttaactGTTATGTTTCTCTCCGGTCTATCATGCTATCGAAggatcaaaaacaaaaaag CCAAGAAGGCTGAAATACAAGAGCTGTTGACACTGACGGGATACACAGACGCGATCAATGAAGTAGGAAATGATGGCAGAAATGATCTTACATTTTTCAGTCTTGCAATTATCTTAGCTGCTACAAGAAATTTTTCATCAGACAATAAGCTAGGAGTGGGAGGATTCGGACCTGTTTACAAG GGAAAATTTGCAGACGGGCAAGAAATAGCAGTAAAGAGGCTTTCAACAAAGTCGACACAAGGAGTGACCGAGTTAAAAAATGAGCTCGTCCTCATAGCCAAACTCCAACACACAAATTTGGTCAGGCTTCTTGGATGTTGCATTCATAGACAGGAAAAGATGTTAATCTACGAGTACATGCCTAACAAAAGCTTGGATTATTTTCTGTTTG ATGAAAGTAAGAGGGGATTGTTAACTTGGGAGACGCGTTTTAGCATCATAGAGGGAATTTCCCAAGGATTACTTTACCTTCACAAGTACTCAAGATTGCGGATAATTCACAGAGATTTGAAAGCTGCTAACATATTGCTTGATCAGAACATGAATCCTAAGATTTCTGATTTTGGCTTGGCTAGAATTTTTCAGCTGGATTCATCAGAAACAAATACAAGCAGAGTTGTTGGCACATA TGGTTACATGGCTCCCGAGTACGTGATGGAGGGCAATTTTTCCATCAAATCAGATGTTTTTAGTTTTGGAGTTCTGATTCTTGAAATCCTAAGTGGTCGAAAAATCAACAGCTTTGATTATATTGAAGGTCCATCCAACCTAGTGGCTTTT GCTTGGGAGTTGTGGAACAGAGATGCTGCATTTGAGCTTATGGATCCATTAATAAGTGATTCATGTGACCAACACCAATTCGTCAAATGTGTTCATCTTGGCCTGTTGTGTGTTGAAGATAATGCGCTTGATCGGCCTACAATGTTTGATTTTATTTCCATGTTAGGAAATGACACTGCAGTTTTACCATTGCCGAAGAAGCCGACATTTTATAGAGGAAGCCGAGCACATCAGAGTGAACCTCAAGAGATCATATCGTCGCAAGAGATTTCAGCTAGTGGTCTGTCCATTTCTAAGATGGAAGGGAGATAG
- the LOC108193011 gene encoding bifunctional pinoresinol-lariciresinol reductase 2 produces the protein MGVKSRILIVGGTGYLGKRLVKASLEQGHETYVLHRPEIGVDIEKIQLLLSFKAQGARLVSGSFDNHESLVEAVKLVDVVICAISGVHIRSHQILLQLKLVEAMIEAGNVKKFYPSEFGTDPATMENCIEPGRITFDDKMVVRKAIENAGIPYTYISANCFAGYFVGGLYQPGQILPSRDSVLLLGDGNQKVICVDEDDIATYTIKSVDDPRALNKSLYIRPPQNILSQNEVIQLWEKHIGKKLKKSSISKDEFLAMKKEQDYAEQVGLTHYYHVCYEGCLANFEVADDVEMSKLYPEVKYTTVEDYLKRYI, from the exons ATGGGGGTGAAAAGCAGGATCTTGATTGTGGGAGGAACAGGGTACTTGGGAAAGAGATTGGTGAAGGCTAGTTTAGAACAAGGCCATGAAACATATGTTCTGCATCGCCCTGAGATTGGAGTTGATATTGAAAAGATACAGTTGTTGTTGTCTTTTAAGGCTCAGGGGGCTCGCCTTGTTTCGGGATCATTCGACAATCATGAAAGCCTGGTGGAAGCTGTGAAGCTGGTGGATGTTGTGATCTGTGCTATTTCCGGGGTTCATATTCGAAGCCATCAGATTTTGCTGCAGCTCAAGCTTGTTGAGGCTATGATTGAAGCTGGGAATGTTAAG AAATTTTATCCGTCGGAGTTTGGGACAGATCCAGCAACAATGGAAAACTGTATTGAGCCGGGAAGAattacatttgatgacaagatGGTGGTGAGAAAAGCTATTGAAAACGCAGGGATTCCCTATACTTACATCTCTGCCAATTGCTTCGCCGGATACTTTGTTGGCGGCCTTTATCAGCCAGGCCAAATTCTTCCCTCAAGAGATTCTGTTCTGTTGTTAGGAGATGGTAATCAGAAAG TGATATGTGTAGACGAGGATGACATAGCGACATACACGATCAAGAGCGTGGATGATCCACGAGCTCTGAACAAGAGTCTCTACATCAGGCCACCTCAAAACATACTCTCTCAGAACGAGGTGATTCAGTTGTGGGAAAAACATATTGGCAAAAAGCTTAAAAAGTCTTCCATCTCTAAAGATGAGTTTTTAGCTATGAAGAAAG AGCAAGATTATGCAGAGCAAGTGGGATTGACTCATTATTACCACGTTTGCTACGAAGGATGCCTTGCAAATTTTGAGGTAGCAGATGATGTGGAGATGTCGAAGCTCTACCCAGAAGTGAAGTACACGACTGTTGAGGATTATCTTAAACGTTATATCTAA